Proteins from a single region of Streptomyces sp. Tu 3180:
- a CDS encoding enoyl-CoA hydratase/isomerase family protein: MASSAQDLGPVLDKDGVRLTVDDAIATVTLTNPAKRNAQSPALWRALTEAGRLLPGSVRVVVLRGEGKSFSAGLDRQAFTPEGFDGEPSFVDLARGDDATLDATIAEYQEAFTWWRRSDIVSVAAVQGHAIGAGFQLALACDLRVVADDVQFAMRETSLGLVPDLTGTHPLVGLVGYARALEICATGRFVTAEEAVSTGLANLAVPAGELDGAVRDLAAALLAAPRDAVIETKALLRGAQDRTYEEQRVAERAAQGRRLRDLAGLGE; the protein is encoded by the coding sequence ATGGCTTCGTCCGCCCAGGACCTCGGTCCGGTACTCGACAAGGACGGCGTACGGCTCACCGTCGACGACGCGATCGCCACGGTGACGCTGACCAACCCCGCCAAGCGCAACGCGCAGAGCCCCGCTCTGTGGCGGGCGCTGACCGAGGCGGGCCGGCTGCTGCCCGGTTCCGTCCGCGTCGTGGTGCTGCGCGGTGAGGGCAAGTCCTTCTCCGCCGGACTCGACCGGCAGGCGTTCACGCCCGAGGGCTTCGACGGCGAGCCGTCGTTCGTCGACCTCGCGCGCGGTGACGACGCCACGCTGGACGCGACCATCGCCGAGTACCAGGAGGCGTTCACCTGGTGGCGGCGCAGCGACATCGTGTCCGTCGCGGCGGTGCAGGGGCACGCCATCGGGGCCGGTTTCCAGCTGGCCCTCGCCTGTGACCTGCGCGTCGTCGCGGACGACGTGCAGTTCGCCATGCGCGAGACCAGCCTCGGGCTCGTCCCGGACCTGACCGGCACCCACCCGCTGGTCGGGCTCGTCGGCTACGCCCGCGCGCTGGAGATCTGCGCGACCGGGCGCTTCGTCACGGCCGAGGAGGCCGTGAGCACCGGCCTGGCCAACCTCGCCGTGCCCGCCGGCGAGCTGGACGGGGCGGTGCGGGACCTGGCCGCGGCGCTGCTGGCCGCGCCCCGGGACGCCGTGATCGAGACCAAGGCGCTGCTGCGCGGCGCGCAGGACCGCACCTACGAGGAGCAGCGGGTCGCCGAGCGCGCCGCGCAGGGCCGCCGCCTGCGGGACCTGGCCGGCCTCGGCGAGTAG
- a CDS encoding SDR family oxidoreductase has protein sequence MDLGLKDRVYVVTGATRGLGNASARELVADGAKVVVTGREEKAVAEAASALGPDAVGVAVDNADPEAAERLIATARERFGRFDGILVSVGGPPPGFVADTTDEQWRTAFESVFLGAVRLARAAAAELGEGGVIGFVLSGSVHEPIPGLTISNGLRPGLAGFAKSLADELGPRGIRVVGLLPGRIDTDRVRELDSLSADPEATRRAAESRIPLRRYGTPQEFGRTAAFLLSPAASYLSGVMLPVDGGVRHGF, from the coding sequence ATGGATCTTGGACTGAAGGACCGGGTGTACGTCGTCACCGGGGCGACCCGCGGGCTGGGCAACGCCTCGGCGCGCGAGCTGGTCGCCGACGGCGCGAAGGTGGTCGTGACGGGGCGGGAGGAGAAGGCCGTCGCCGAGGCGGCGTCCGCGCTCGGCCCGGACGCGGTCGGGGTGGCCGTCGACAACGCCGACCCCGAGGCGGCCGAGCGGCTGATCGCGACCGCGCGGGAGCGGTTCGGCCGCTTCGACGGCATCCTCGTCAGCGTGGGCGGGCCGCCGCCGGGGTTCGTCGCCGACACCACCGACGAGCAGTGGCGGACGGCGTTCGAGTCGGTGTTCCTGGGCGCGGTGCGGCTCGCCCGGGCCGCCGCCGCGGAACTGGGCGAGGGCGGTGTCATCGGCTTCGTGCTGTCCGGCTCGGTGCACGAGCCGATCCCCGGCCTGACCATCTCCAACGGTCTGCGTCCCGGCCTCGCCGGTTTCGCCAAGTCCCTCGCGGACGAGCTGGGTCCGCGCGGCATCCGCGTCGTCGGTCTGCTCCCCGGCCGCATCGACACCGACCGGGTGCGCGAACTGGACTCCCTCTCCGCCGATCCGGAGGCCACCCGCCGGGCGGCCGAGTCGCGCATCCCGCTGCGCCGCTACGGCACCCCGCAGGAGTTCGGCCGCACGGCGGCGTTCCTCCTCTCCCCGGCGGCCTCCTACCTGTCGGGCGTGATGCTGCCGGTGGACGGCGGGGTGCGGCACGGGTTCTAG
- the amaP gene encoding alkaline shock response membrane anchor protein AmaP, giving the protein MRAVLGRVNRVLLAIAGLVLLALGGSVLAIGLGAPAPSWWLHDGRHDVLLDEAERTRWQDDGWWWPVVLAVLALLVLLCLWWLVAVVRRRRPAEVLVDTGDGEGAALRGRALERAVAEEASHLDGVAQARVLLAGRRTAPRARVRLLLEPHADPGTVLHALATGALAHARDSTGLAGLPAEVRLHGVRHRAERVS; this is encoded by the coding sequence ATGAGGGCGGTGCTCGGACGCGTCAACCGGGTGCTGCTCGCGATCGCGGGCCTGGTGCTGCTCGCCCTCGGCGGGTCGGTGCTGGCGATCGGGCTGGGAGCGCCGGCGCCCTCCTGGTGGCTGCACGACGGGCGGCACGACGTGCTGCTGGACGAGGCCGAGCGGACCCGGTGGCAGGACGACGGCTGGTGGTGGCCGGTCGTCCTCGCCGTCCTCGCCCTCCTGGTCCTGCTCTGTCTGTGGTGGCTGGTCGCGGTGGTGCGCCGGCGGCGCCCGGCCGAGGTGCTGGTCGACACCGGCGACGGCGAGGGCGCGGCGCTGCGCGGCCGGGCGCTGGAGCGCGCCGTCGCCGAGGAGGCGAGCCATCTCGACGGCGTCGCACAGGCCCGCGTCCTGCTCGCCGGCCGCCGCACCGCCCCGCGCGCCCGGGTCCGCCTCCTCCTGGAGCCCCACGCGGACCCCGGGACCGTCCTGCACGCCCTCGCCACCGGCGCCCTGGCCCACGCCCGCGACTCGACGGGCCTCGCGGGCCTGCCGGCGGAGGTGCGCCTGCACGGCGTCAGGCACCGGGCGGAGCGGGTCAGCTGA
- a CDS encoding class II aldolase/adducin family protein, which translates to MAERRRDGREAGGAGGRARDAGEVRGRRVRDEEARAWAELVGTARRTVSDGLVVGTSGNVSVRVGETVLVTPSGVPYDRLTPDDVTGVDLAGRQVLGSLVPTSELPLHLAVYRTTGARAVVHTHAVHATAVSTLVDELPLIHYMAAALGGPVRVARYATYGTDELAGNMLRALDGRTGCLLQNHGTVTHGTTLDQAYDRTAQLEWMCRVWLTASSVPGLSPNLLSPEQVAEVGERLRGYGQRG; encoded by the coding sequence ATGGCTGAGCGACGGCGGGACGGACGGGAAGCGGGGGGCGCCGGGGGACGTGCCCGGGACGCGGGGGAGGTGCGGGGACGCCGTGTGCGCGACGAGGAGGCGCGGGCCTGGGCGGAACTCGTCGGGACCGCGCGCCGGACCGTCTCCGACGGACTCGTCGTCGGCACCTCCGGCAACGTCTCGGTCCGGGTCGGCGAGACCGTCTTGGTCACGCCGTCGGGAGTGCCGTACGACCGGCTGACGCCGGACGACGTGACCGGCGTCGACCTCGCCGGCCGGCAGGTCCTCGGCTCACTGGTCCCGACCAGTGAGCTGCCCCTGCACCTCGCCGTCTACCGGACCACCGGCGCGCGCGCCGTCGTGCACACGCACGCCGTGCACGCCACGGCCGTCTCCACGCTCGTCGACGAGCTGCCGCTGATCCACTACATGGCCGCGGCCCTGGGCGGCCCCGTCCGGGTCGCCCGCTATGCGACGTACGGCACGGACGAGCTGGCCGGGAACATGCTCCGCGCCCTCGACGGCCGCACCGGCTGCCTCCTGCAGAACCACGGCACCGTCACCCACGGCACCACCCTCGACCAGGCCTACGACCGCACGGCCCAGCTGGAGTGGATGTGCCGCGTCTGGCTCACCGCCTCGTCGGTCCCGGGCCTGTCCCCGAACCTGCTCTCGCCGGAACAGGTGGCGGAGGTGGGGGAGCGCCTGCGGGGGTACGGGCAACGGGGGTGA
- a CDS encoding helix-turn-helix domain-containing protein, which produces MAETLKKGSRVTGAARDKLAADLKKKYDAGASIRALAEETGRSYGFVHRMLSESGVTLRGRGGATRGKKAASA; this is translated from the coding sequence GTGGCCGAGACTCTGAAGAAGGGCAGCCGGGTGACCGGCGCCGCGCGCGACAAGCTCGCGGCAGACCTGAAGAAGAAGTACGACGCCGGTGCGAGCATCCGGGCGTTGGCCGAGGAGACCGGCCGCTCGTATGGCTTCGTGCACCGCATGCTCAGTGAGTCGGGCGTCACGCTCCGAGGGCGTGGCGGGGCGACGCGGGGCAAGAAGGCCGCTTCGGCCTGA
- a CDS encoding nucleopolyhedrovirus P10 family protein has translation MTADGWAHAVRQQVGLGRFLPLGGPRDGAWITERAAEAALRHTAARGVPGVRLDGVRIALADPDRTDEPAVPPPPGALPPGALRLTAEFAATAAQPLPATASRLRAALADAAAERLGLSVAEVDLRATELLDEEPAPAPPAAPPEPEPRAAEPGDSETGRVAAAVLAVPGVTRLTGATGRPVQLTERPGGAALPRRHVRVDLAVRADHRALDVARAVRAAVSEALPDRPTVAVLVTAVD, from the coding sequence ATGACGGCGGACGGGTGGGCGCACGCGGTGCGGCAGCAGGTGGGACTGGGCAGGTTCCTGCCCCTGGGCGGTCCGCGCGACGGCGCGTGGATCACGGAGCGAGCCGCCGAGGCGGCGCTCCGGCACACGGCGGCGCGCGGTGTACCGGGCGTGCGCCTGGACGGGGTGCGCATCGCGCTCGCCGACCCGGACCGGACGGACGAGCCGGCCGTCCCGCCCCCGCCGGGCGCGCTGCCGCCGGGCGCGCTGCGGTTGACCGCGGAGTTCGCGGCCACGGCGGCGCAGCCGCTGCCGGCGACGGCGTCCCGCCTGCGTGCGGCGCTGGCGGACGCCGCGGCGGAACGGCTCGGGCTGTCGGTCGCGGAGGTGGACCTGCGGGCGACGGAACTGCTGGACGAGGAGCCGGCTCCGGCCCCGCCCGCCGCGCCGCCGGAGCCGGAACCCCGGGCCGCCGAACCCGGCGACTCCGAGACCGGCCGGGTGGCGGCGGCGGTGCTCGCCGTGCCGGGGGTGACCCGGCTGACGGGCGCGACGGGCCGCCCGGTGCAGCTGACGGAGCGGCCGGGCGGGGCCGCGCTGCCCCGCCGTCACGTGCGCGTGGACCTCGCGGTCCGGGCGGACCACCGGGCGCTGGACGTGGCCCGGGCGGTCCGCGCGGCGGTGTCGGAGGCGCTGCCGGACCGCCCGACGGTGGCGGTGCTGGTCACGGCGGTCGACTGA
- a CDS encoding alpha/beta fold hydrolase — MRTARATAAAVTAVIGAGAAAVAAGRLASDAALKVPPGGPLPTEPRLTVHGTAAGQVSLTRDLAALRPGRYGLAGEDCHAVVGPVLAGTSESADSVVRRLERVTRGTLEPGDRVWLTPNIHVGDPGTALGLDHTDLEIPGDLGPLPAWFVPGARDTWVLAVHGLGTTREHTLNVMEFLHRHRFPVLALAYRGDPDAPRPPDGLNHLGEAEWHDLDVALHHAVAAGARQVVLYGWSTGATMALRAAARSMVRERVAGLILDSPVLSWDATLRALAAAHRTPGALLPLAVRAAQGRTGLYGDRGPGAVHLGRISVPTRIFHGPDDTVAPWRFSRRLAAAHPNTVTLHTVRGASHAAMWNADPHTYEEGLRRFLTPLM, encoded by the coding sequence GTGCGCACTGCCAGAGCGACGGCCGCCGCCGTCACCGCCGTGATAGGGGCCGGCGCCGCCGCCGTGGCCGCCGGCCGGCTCGCCAGCGACGCCGCCCTCAAGGTGCCGCCGGGCGGTCCCCTGCCCACCGAACCCCGGCTCACCGTCCACGGCACCGCCGCGGGCCAGGTCAGCCTCACCCGGGACCTCGCCGCGCTGCGGCCCGGCCGCTACGGTCTCGCCGGTGAGGACTGCCACGCGGTCGTCGGGCCCGTGCTGGCCGGCACCTCCGAATCCGCCGACTCCGTGGTGCGCCGCCTGGAACGCGTCACGCGCGGCACCCTGGAGCCCGGCGACCGCGTGTGGCTCACCCCGAACATCCACGTCGGCGACCCCGGCACCGCCCTCGGTCTGGACCACACCGACCTCGAGATCCCCGGCGACCTCGGCCCGCTTCCCGCGTGGTTCGTGCCGGGCGCCCGGGACACCTGGGTGCTGGCGGTGCACGGCCTCGGCACCACCCGGGAACACACCCTGAACGTGATGGAGTTCCTGCACCGCCACCGCTTCCCGGTGCTCGCCCTCGCCTACCGGGGCGACCCGGACGCCCCGCGTCCCCCGGACGGCCTCAACCACCTCGGCGAGGCCGAGTGGCACGACCTCGACGTGGCGCTGCACCACGCGGTGGCCGCCGGAGCCCGGCAGGTGGTCCTGTACGGCTGGTCCACCGGCGCGACCATGGCGCTGCGCGCCGCCGCGCGCTCCATGGTGCGCGAACGCGTCGCCGGACTGATCCTGGACTCCCCGGTGCTCAGCTGGGACGCGACGCTGCGCGCCCTCGCCGCGGCCCACCGCACCCCCGGCGCGCTGCTGCCGCTCGCGGTCCGCGCCGCGCAGGGGCGCACGGGCCTGTACGGCGACCGCGGTCCCGGCGCCGTCCACCTGGGCCGGATCAGCGTTCCCACCCGGATCTTCCACGGCCCCGACGACACGGTGGCCCCCTGGCGCTTCTCCCGCCGCCTCGCCGCCGCCCACCCCAACACCGTCACGCTGCACACGGTCAGGGGCGCTTCCCACGCGGCGATGTGGAACGCCGACCCGCACACCTACGAGGAGGGCCTGCGGCGCTTCCTCACCCCCCTCATGTGA
- a CDS encoding Asp23/Gls24 family envelope stress response protein, with amino-acid sequence MTDMTEGGPTRAAEIENFPETSVRKGQPTRRGGGDPATRGRTTIADGVVEKIAGLAARDVLGVHALGSGLSRTFGAVRDRVPGGSKSVTRGVKVEVGEVQTALDLEIVVDYGVSISDVARAVRENVVAAVERMTGLEVVEVNIAVSDVKLPEEEEEEPEPRLQ; translated from the coding sequence ATGACGGACATGACCGAGGGAGGCCCGACGAGGGCCGCGGAGATCGAGAACTTCCCGGAGACCAGCGTGCGCAAGGGTCAGCCGACCCGGCGCGGCGGCGGCGACCCGGCCACCCGTGGCCGCACCACCATCGCCGACGGGGTCGTGGAGAAGATCGCGGGACTGGCCGCGCGGGACGTGCTCGGTGTGCACGCCCTGGGCAGCGGGCTGTCGCGGACCTTCGGCGCCGTGCGCGACCGGGTGCCGGGCGGCTCCAAGTCGGTGACGCGCGGCGTGAAGGTCGAGGTCGGCGAGGTGCAGACCGCGCTCGACCTGGAGATCGTCGTCGACTACGGCGTCTCCATCTCCGACGTCGCCAGGGCCGTGCGGGAGAACGTCGTCGCGGCGGTCGAGCGGATGACCGGCCTGGAGGTGGTCGAGGTCAACATCGCGGTGAGCGACGTCAAGCTGCCCGAGGAGGAGGAAGAAGAGCCGGAGCCACGGCTCCAGTGA
- a CDS encoding SURF1 family protein — translation MYRFLLSRQWVILTLVALVLVPTMIELGFWQLHRHERRVALNQVIADSLAAKPVPAGSLTSPGAEVDEDDRYRRVTAKGRFAPDDEVVVRRRTNADDRVGYHVLTPFVLDDGKVLLVNRGWVPSDERSQSAFPEIPAPPKGEITVTGRLLPDQTTEDSGIKNLEELPDRQVMLIDSGQAAERLGRQVLGGYVELVEPAPAGDTPELIPAPDHDSIGNHMAYAVQWWLFAAGVPVGWVILVRREVRERAEAAAGKADAEESQPAAV, via the coding sequence GTGTACCGCTTCCTGTTGTCCCGCCAGTGGGTGATCCTCACCCTCGTGGCGCTCGTGCTCGTCCCGACGATGATCGAGCTGGGCTTCTGGCAGCTGCACCGCCACGAGCGCCGCGTCGCGCTGAACCAGGTGATCGCCGACTCCCTGGCCGCGAAGCCGGTGCCGGCCGGGTCCCTGACCTCGCCCGGGGCCGAGGTCGACGAGGACGACCGGTACCGCAGGGTGACGGCGAAGGGCCGCTTCGCCCCCGACGACGAGGTCGTCGTGCGCCGCCGCACCAACGCGGACGACAGGGTCGGCTACCACGTCCTGACCCCCTTCGTGCTCGACGACGGCAAGGTCCTCCTGGTCAACCGGGGCTGGGTCCCCTCCGACGAGCGGAGCCAGTCCGCGTTCCCGGAGATCCCCGCGCCGCCGAAGGGTGAGATCACCGTCACCGGGCGGCTGCTGCCCGACCAGACGACCGAGGACAGCGGCATCAAGAACCTCGAGGAGCTGCCCGACCGGCAGGTCATGCTGATCGACAGCGGGCAGGCGGCCGAGCGCCTCGGCAGGCAGGTCCTCGGCGGCTACGTCGAGCTGGTCGAGCCCGCGCCGGCCGGGGACACCCCGGAGCTGATCCCCGCCCCCGACCACGACAGCATCGGCAACCACATGGCGTACGCCGTCCAGTGGTGGCTGTTCGCCGCGGGCGTCCCCGTCGGCTGGGTGATCCTGGTCCGCCGCGAGGTCCGGGAGCGCGCGGAGGCGGCCGCCGGGAAGGCGGACGCCGAGGAGTCGCAGCCGGCGGCGGTCTGA
- a CDS encoding ABC-F family ATP-binding cassette domain-containing protein: MISASGIELRAGARVLIESATFRVAKGDRIGLVGRNGAGKTTLTKVLAGQGIPAGGTVTRSGEVGYLPQDPRTGDLDVLARDRILSARGLDVLLRKMRENEQRIANGQGATREKALKQYERQETEFLTKGGYSAEAEAATIAAALNLPDRVLGQPLHTLSGGQRRRVELARILFSDADTLLLDEPTNHLDADSIVWLRDYLKTYRGGFIVISHDVDLVETVVNKVFYLDANRATIDIYNMGWKLYQQQREADEKRRRRERQNAEKKAAALNAQADKMRAKATKTVAAQNMARRAEKLLAGLEEVRQSDKVAKLRFPEPSPCGKTPLMAEGLSKSYGSLEIFTDVDLAIDKGSRVVILGLNGAGKTTLLRLLAGVEQPDTGAVVPGHGLKLGYYAQEHETLDPDRTVLENMRSAAPDMDLVEVRKVLGSFLFSGDDVDKPAGVLSGGEKTRLALATLVVSSANVLLLDEPTNNLDPASREEILGALRTYKGAVVLVTHDEGAVEALQPERIILLPDGVEDLWGSDYADLVALA; this comes from the coding sequence GTGATCTCCGCCTCCGGCATCGAGCTGCGCGCCGGTGCCCGTGTCCTCATCGAGAGCGCCACCTTCCGCGTCGCCAAGGGCGACCGCATCGGCCTGGTCGGCCGCAACGGCGCGGGCAAGACCACCCTCACCAAGGTCCTGGCCGGCCAGGGCATCCCCGCCGGCGGCACCGTCACCCGCTCCGGCGAGGTCGGTTACCTCCCGCAGGACCCCCGCACCGGCGACCTCGACGTCCTCGCCCGCGACCGCATCCTCTCCGCGCGCGGCCTGGACGTGCTGCTCCGCAAGATGCGCGAGAACGAGCAGCGCATCGCGAACGGCCAGGGCGCCACCCGCGAGAAGGCGCTCAAGCAGTACGAGCGCCAGGAGACCGAGTTCCTCACCAAGGGCGGCTACTCCGCCGAGGCCGAGGCCGCCACCATCGCCGCCGCGCTGAACCTGCCCGACCGGGTGCTCGGCCAGCCGCTGCACACCCTCTCCGGCGGTCAGCGCCGCCGTGTCGAGCTGGCCCGGATCCTGTTCTCGGACGCGGACACCCTGCTGCTCGACGAGCCGACCAACCACCTCGACGCCGACTCGATCGTCTGGCTGCGCGACTACCTCAAGACCTACCGCGGCGGCTTCATCGTCATCTCCCACGACGTCGACCTGGTCGAGACGGTCGTGAACAAGGTGTTCTACCTGGACGCCAACCGCGCCACCATCGACATCTACAACATGGGCTGGAAGCTCTACCAGCAGCAGCGCGAGGCCGACGAGAAGCGCCGCAGGCGCGAGAGGCAGAACGCCGAGAAGAAGGCCGCCGCGCTCAACGCCCAGGCCGACAAGATGCGGGCCAAGGCCACCAAGACGGTCGCCGCGCAGAACATGGCCCGCCGCGCGGAGAAGCTGCTGGCCGGCCTCGAGGAGGTCCGCCAGTCCGACAAGGTCGCCAAGCTGCGCTTCCCCGAGCCCTCGCCCTGCGGCAAGACCCCGCTGATGGCCGAGGGCCTGTCGAAGTCGTACGGCTCCCTGGAGATCTTCACCGACGTCGACCTGGCCATCGACAAGGGCTCCCGGGTCGTCATCCTCGGCCTCAACGGCGCCGGCAAGACCACCCTGCTGCGGCTGCTGGCCGGCGTCGAACAGCCGGACACCGGCGCGGTCGTCCCCGGTCACGGCCTCAAGCTCGGCTACTACGCCCAGGAGCACGAGACCCTCGACCCCGACCGCACGGTCCTGGAGAACATGCGCTCCGCCGCGCCCGACATGGACCTCGTCGAGGTCCGCAAGGTGCTCGGCTCGTTCCTGTTCTCCGGCGACGACGTGGACAAGCCCGCCGGTGTCCTCTCCGGCGGTGAGAAGACCCGTCTGGCGCTCGCCACCCTCGTGGTCTCCTCGGCGAACGTGCTGCTGCTCGACGAGCCGACCAACAACCTCGACCCGGCCAGCCGCGAGGAGATCCTCGGCGCCCTGCGCACCTACAAGGGCGCGGTCGTGCTGGTGACGCACGACGAGGGCGCCGTCGAGGCGCTCCAGCCGGAGCGGATCATCCTCCTGCCGGACGGCGTCGAGGACCTCTGGGGATCCGACTACGCGGACCTCGTCGCCCTCGCCTGA
- a CDS encoding glycoside hydrolase family 15 protein encodes MHRIEDYALIGDEQTAALVGTDGSVDWLCLPRFDSAACFARLLGDEDNGHWRIAPVGADRCARRAYRPDTLVLDTDWETPDGAVRVTDLMPQRDRAPDLVRIVQGVRGEVTVRSTLRLRFDYGSVVPWVRREDGHRVAVAGPDSAWLRSVPEVRTWGEDLGTVSEFTVREGERVAFVLTWHPSHEPRPPLVDPYSSLRHSTADWRAWAARCRYDGPYRDAVVRSLITLKALTYAPTGGIVAAPTTSLPEEPGGVRNWDYRFCWLRDSTLTLNALLAAGYQEEAEAWRNWLLRAVAGDPADLQIMYGLAGERRLPEFELPWLSGFGGASPVRVGNAAVDQLQLDVYGEVMDSLDLARRSGLSPQPDVWALQTVLMDYLRTAWRQPDEGLWEVRGGRRHFVHSKVMVWVAADRAVRTLQEHPDFDGDLDGWRALRDEVHREVCEKGYDPERNTFTQSYGSRELDAALLLIPRVGFLPPDDPRVLGTIDAVRAELEQNGFLHRYSTDRTAVDGLPGDEGTFLVCSFWLADALHMTGRTKEARELFERLLGLANDVGLLAEEYDPAGGRLLGNFPQAFSHIGLVNTALALFGDEEAG; translated from the coding sequence GTGCACCGTATCGAGGACTACGCGCTCATCGGCGACGAACAGACCGCTGCCCTGGTGGGCACGGACGGCTCGGTCGACTGGCTCTGCCTGCCCCGCTTCGACTCGGCGGCCTGCTTCGCCCGGCTGCTCGGTGACGAGGACAACGGCCACTGGCGCATCGCCCCCGTCGGCGCGGACCGGTGTGCCCGCCGCGCCTACCGCCCCGACACCCTGGTCCTGGACACCGACTGGGAGACCCCGGACGGGGCGGTGCGGGTCACCGACCTGATGCCCCAGCGCGACCGCGCGCCCGACCTGGTGCGCATCGTGCAGGGCGTGCGCGGCGAGGTGACCGTGCGCAGCACGCTCCGGCTGCGCTTCGACTACGGCTCGGTCGTGCCCTGGGTGCGCAGGGAGGACGGCCACCGGGTGGCGGTGGCCGGGCCGGACTCGGCGTGGCTGCGCAGCGTGCCGGAGGTGCGCACCTGGGGCGAGGACCTCGGCACGGTCTCGGAGTTCACGGTGCGGGAGGGCGAGCGGGTCGCGTTCGTGCTCACCTGGCACCCCTCCCACGAGCCGCGGCCGCCGCTGGTCGACCCGTACTCCTCGCTGCGGCACAGCACTGCGGACTGGCGCGCCTGGGCGGCCCGCTGCCGTTACGACGGCCCGTACCGGGACGCGGTCGTCCGGTCGCTGATCACCCTCAAGGCGCTCACCTACGCCCCCACCGGCGGCATCGTCGCCGCGCCCACCACCTCGCTGCCGGAGGAGCCGGGCGGCGTGCGCAACTGGGACTACCGCTTCTGCTGGCTGCGGGACTCCACGCTCACCCTGAACGCGCTGCTGGCCGCCGGGTACCAGGAGGAGGCGGAGGCCTGGCGCAACTGGCTGCTGCGCGCGGTCGCGGGCGACCCGGCGGACCTGCAGATCATGTACGGCCTGGCGGGCGAACGGCGGCTGCCCGAGTTCGAGCTGCCGTGGCTGTCCGGCTTCGGCGGTGCCTCGCCCGTACGGGTCGGCAACGCCGCCGTGGACCAGCTCCAGCTGGACGTGTACGGCGAGGTCATGGACTCCCTGGACCTGGCCCGGCGTTCGGGGCTGTCCCCGCAGCCGGACGTGTGGGCGCTGCAGACGGTCCTGATGGACTACCTGCGCACGGCGTGGCGGCAGCCGGACGAGGGGCTGTGGGAGGTGCGCGGCGGCCGGCGCCACTTCGTGCACTCCAAGGTGATGGTGTGGGTGGCGGCCGACCGTGCGGTGCGCACGCTCCAGGAGCACCCGGACTTCGACGGCGACCTCGACGGCTGGCGGGCGCTGCGCGACGAGGTGCACCGGGAGGTGTGCGAGAAGGGCTACGACCCCGAGCGGAACACCTTCACGCAGTCCTACGGCTCGCGCGAACTGGACGCCGCCCTGCTGCTGATCCCCCGGGTGGGTTTCCTGCCGCCCGACGATCCGCGGGTGCTCGGCACGATCGACGCGGTCCGCGCGGAGCTGGAGCAGAACGGCTTCCTGCACCGCTACTCCACGGACCGGACGGCCGTCGACGGACTGCCCGGGGACGAGGGCACGTTCCTGGTGTGCTCGTTCTGGCTCGCGGACGCCCTGCACATGACGGGCCGCACGAAGGAGGCGCGCGAGCTGTTCGAGCGGCTGCTGGGACTCGCCAACGACGTGGGGCTGCTGGCGGAGGAGTACGACCCGGCGGGCGGGCGGCTGCTGGGCAACTTCCCGCAGGCGTTCAGCCACATCGGCCTGGTGAACACCGCCCTCGCCCTGTTCGGGGACGAGGAGGCAGGATAG
- a CDS encoding DUF6286 domain-containing protein: MSGPRDTEEPAGTVLEQTPPPVPEGARAADGTADRPRRFWSARRVPAGLLALLTLLVAGAFLYDLAAVRAGRPAMSWRRELTRNLAERPLDDTWVLVGAGVAAALGLWLLLLALTPGLRSLLPMGRTRPGVRAALHRAAAATVLRDRAMEVAGVQSVRVRMRRTKADVRAVSHFRGLDEVRADLDRVLGDAVRGLGLARPPALSVHVRRPGRKG; the protein is encoded by the coding sequence ATGAGCGGACCCCGGGACACCGAGGAGCCCGCGGGCACGGTCCTGGAGCAGACCCCGCCGCCCGTGCCCGAGGGCGCCCGGGCCGCGGACGGCACAGCGGACCGGCCCCGGCGCTTCTGGTCGGCCCGCCGGGTGCCCGCGGGCCTGCTCGCGCTCCTGACGCTGCTGGTCGCGGGCGCGTTCCTGTACGACCTCGCGGCGGTGCGCGCCGGCCGGCCCGCGATGAGCTGGCGCCGGGAGCTGACCCGGAACCTGGCCGAACGGCCCCTGGACGACACCTGGGTGCTGGTCGGCGCCGGCGTCGCCGCCGCGCTCGGACTCTGGCTGCTCCTGCTCGCCCTGACCCCCGGACTGCGCTCCCTGCTCCCGATGGGCCGCACCCGTCCCGGCGTACGCGCCGCACTGCACCGGGCCGCCGCCGCGACGGTGCTGCGGGACCGGGCCATGGAGGTGGCCGGCGTGCAGTCGGTCCGGGTGCGGATGAGGCGCACCAAGGCCGACGTCCGCGCGGTGTCGCACTTCCGCGGACTGGACGAGGTGCGGGCCGACCTGGACAGGGTGCTCGGCGACGCGGTCCGGGGGCTGGGCCTGGCCCGGCCGCCCGCGCTGTCGGTGCACGTGCGACGGCCCGGCCGGAAGGGATGA